The DNA region AGGGCGCCTCGACGTCGTAGTGCCCGGCCGCCCCGGTGCCCTCGGCCGTCCCGGCCGCCGGGGGCGCGGCCTTCACCAGGGATACGCGGCGCACGTCGCGTTCCGCCGCCGCGCCCGGAACCCCCGCCGAAGGCGGGGAGCCCGCGGGGCCCGCGTGGTCATGTCCAGGCTGATGCTCGCTCACACCACCGAGGACGCCCGCACGCCCCGCCCGGTTCATCCCGGCCGGCACAACCTTCCGAGGACCTTCCGAGGAACCTTCCGGACACCGGACGGCGAACGACCCCGATGTACGCCCTAGTTGACGACGGTCAGCGGCAGCAGCTTCTTCCCCGTGGGACCGATCTGGATCTCCGTGTCCATCTGCGGGCACACCCCGCAGTCGAAGCAAGGCGTCCAGCGGCAGTCCTCGACCTCGGTCTCGTCGAGCGCGTCCTGCCAGTCCTCCCAGAGCCAGTCCTTGTCGAGGCCGGAGTCCAGGTGGTCCCAGGGCAGGACCTCTTCGTAGGTGCGCTCGCGCGTCGTGTACCAGTCGACGTCGACGCCGAACTGCGGAAGCGTACGGGCCGCGCACTCCATCCACAGCCGGTAGCTGAAGTACTCACGCCAGCCGTCGAAGCGCCCGCCCCGGTCGTAGACCTCCCGGATCACCGCGCCCACCCTGCGGTCGCCGCGCGAGAGCAGGCCCTCGACGATGCCGGGCTTGCCGTCGTGGTAGCGGAAGCCGATGGAGCGCCCGTACTTCTTGTCGCCGCGGATCTTCTCCCGCAGCTTGCCGAGCCGTTCGTCGGTCTCCTCCGCGGAGAGCTGCGGCGCCCACTGGAAGGGGGTGTGCGGCTTGGGCACGAAGCCGCCGATGGAGACGGTGCAGCGGATGTCGTTGGACTTCGCCACCTCGCGGCCCTTGGCGATGACGTTGACGGCCATGTCGCCGATCTGGAGCACGTCCTCGTCGGTCTCCGTGGGGAGTCCGCACATGAAGTACAGCTTCACCTGCCGCCAGCCGTTGCCGTAGGCGGTGGCGACGGTGCGGATCAGGTCCTCCTCCGAGACCATCTTGTTGATGACCTTGCGGATGCGTTCGCTGCCGCCCTCGGGCGCGAAAGTGAGGCCGGAGCGGCGGCCGTTGCGGGTCAGTTCGTTGGCGAGGTCGATGTTGAAGGCGTCGACGCGGGTCGAGGGCAGCGACAGCCCGATCTTGTCGTCCTCGTAGCGGTCGGCGAGGCCCTTGGCCACATCGCCGATCTCGCTGTGGTCGGCGGAGGAGAGGGACAGCAGCCCGACTTCCTCGAAGCCGGTGTTCTTCAGGCCCTTCTCCACCATGTCGCCGATTCCGGTGATGGAACGCTCGCGCACCGGCCGCGTGATCATGCCCGCCTGGCAGAAGCGGCAGCCGCGGGTGCAGCCGCGGAAGATCTCCACCGACATCCGCTCGTGGACGGTCTCGGCCAGCGGCACCAGCGGCTGCTTCGGATACGGCCACTCGTCGAGGTCCATGACGGTGCGCTTCGCGACCCGCCAGGGAACGCCCGCGCGATTGGGCACCACCCGGGAGATGCGCCCGTCCGCCAGATACTCCACGTCGTAGAACTTCGGGACGTAGACCTCGCCGGTCTTCGCGAGGCGCATCAGCAGTTCGTCGCGGCCACCGGGCCGGCCCTCCGACTTCCAGGCGCGGATGATGTCGCTGATCTCCAGCACGGCCTGCTCGCCGTCGCCGACGACGGCACAGTCGAGGAAGTCCGCCACGGGCTCCGGGTTGAACGCGGCATGCCCGCCGGCCATCACGATCGGGTGCTCGTCGCCGCGGTCCTTCGCCTCAAGCGGTACGCCGGAGAGATCGAGGGCGGTGAGGAGGTTGGTGTAGCCGAGTTCGGTGGAGAAGGAGACACCGAGTACGTCGAAGGCGCCCACGGGGCGGTGGGCGTCGACGGTGAACTGCGGGACGCCGTGCTCCCGCATCAGCTTCTCCAGATCCGGCCAGACGCTGTAGGTGCGTTCGGCCAGTACGCCCTCACGCTCGTTGAGCACCTCGTAGAGGATCATCACGCCCTGGTTGGGCAGACCCACCTCGTAGGCGTCCGGGTACATCAGCGCCCAGCGGACGTCGCAGGAATCCCAGTCCTTGACGGTGGAGTTCAGTTCACCGCCCACGTACTGGATCGGCTTCTGGACGTGTGGAAGGAGGGCCTCCAGGCGCGGGAAGACCGACTCGACTGGCATGGGGGTTCCTCGGATCGGGACGCTTTCGCGGTACGGGTGACCATTCAGCGTAACGCGGGGACTGGAGCCGTCCCCAACCCGCCGGACCGAGGGGCTGCGGCCCCGCCGACCGCCGGGCCGGGCGGAACCGGAGCCAGAGCGAGCCGAACCGAATCGAACCGAACCGAGCCGCGGGGCCGAACAGCCGCGCCTCTACGCGGAGACGGGCCGCTGAACCCTGATCGACTGAAGCAGCCCCAGCGCGATCCACACCGCGAACATGGACGTACCGCCGTAGGAGACGAACGGCAGCGGCAACCCCGCCACGGGCATGATGCCCAGCGTCATGCCGATGTTCTCGAACGACTGGAAGGCGAACCAGGCGATCACGCCCGCCGCCACGACCGTGCTGTAAAGCTCCGACGCCTCACGGGCGATGCGGCACGCACGCCAGATCACCACACCGAGCAGCGCGATGATCAACGCGCCGCCCAGGAAGCCCAGTTCCTCGCCGGCGACCGTGAAGACGAAGTCCGTCTGCTGCTCCGGGACGAACTGGCCCGTGGTCTGCGACCCCTCGAAGAGCCCCTTGCCGGCCAGCCCGCCCGAACCGATCGCGATCCGCGCCTGGTTGGTGTTGTAGCCGACGCCGGAGGGGTCGAGCGCGGGGTTGGCGAAAGCGGCGAACCGGTTGATCTGGTACTGGTCGAGCAGCCCGAACGCCCAGACGCACACGGCCCCCGTGGTGCCCGCGGCGCACAGCCCCACGATCCAGCGGTTCGAGGCACCGGACGCCAGCAGCACTCCCAGGACGATTATGACCATGACCATCACGGAGCCGAGGTCGGGCATCAGCATGATGACCACGATCGGAGCGGCGGCCAGCCCCAGCGCCTGAAGGACGGTGCGCTGGTCGGGATGCTCGCGGTCGCCCGCGTCCACACGCGCGGCCAGCAGCATCGCCATGCCGAGAATCACGGTGATCTTGATGAACTCGGCGGGCTGTAGCGAGAAGCCCCCGCCGAGATGGAGCCACGCCCGCTGCCCGTTGATCGTCGCGCCAAGCGGTGTGAGTACGAGCAGCCCCAGCAGCACCGTCGCCCCGTAGAGGAACGGCACCGCTCCCCGCACCCTGCGGTGACCCAGCCACACCATCCCCGCCATGAGCAGCAGCCCAACGACGAGGCTGAGCACATGGCGGGTGAGGAAGTAGTACGGGTCGCCCTGGTTGAGGTCCGTGCGGTTGCGCGTCGCCGACCAGACGAGGAGCGAGCCGACGATGGACAGCCCGATGCCGGACAGCACCATGATCCAGTCGAGCCGCCACACCGCCGAGTCGCGGGCGGTGAGCCTGCCCCACGCCGACTTCTTGTGCGGCCCGTAGCCGCTGAGGGTGTAGGAGTGCGTGCTCATCCGGCCGCTCCGCCTGCCGGTGCGCCCTTGACCGCCCGCGCGGCCCGCTTCTTGAAGTCCTTGTCCTCGCGCGCCTCGATGTTGCCGTGGCTGTCGACCCTCGGGAGCCCGTCCTCCGGCTTCGGCAGCAGCGCCGAGTCCTCGTCGAGGTCGCCGTCGGCGTTGACGCCGTAGATGGCGTTGTAGATGTTGCGCACGGCAGGACCGGAGGCGCCGGAGCCGGTGCCGCCCTGGGAGATCGTCATGACCACCGTGTAGTCCTTGGTGTAGGTCGTGAACCAGGACGTGGTCTGCTTGCCCGCGACCTCGGCCGTACCGGTCTTGGCATGCATCTTGATCTTGTCCTGCGGCCAGCCCGCGTCCCCGAACCGCCAGGCCGCGGTGCCCCGTTCGGCCACACCGGCGAGCGCCTTGTCGATCTTCTTCAGGATGCTCTTCTTCACCGGCAGCTTGCCGTGGGACTTCGGCTTGATCTCCTTTATCGTCTTCCCCTTCGGCCCTATCGTCGCCTTGCCGATGGTGGGGTCGTACATGGTGCCGCCGTTGGCGACGGCGGAGTAGATCGTGGCCATCTGGATCGGGGTCACGAGCGTGTCGCCCTGTCCGATGGAGTAGTTGACGCTGTCACCGGCACGCATCTTCATCCCGGAGACGCAGTTCTCCTTGGCGATCTTGTCGGCGTAGGACTTGGGCTTCTTGGCCTGCTTGCACCAGGCGTCCTTGTTGGCCTTCCAGTAGTCCTTCTTCCACTGGCGGTCCGGGATGCGGCCCTCGACCTCGTTGGGGAGGTCGACGCGGGTCTTCTTGCCGAGGCCGAACTTGTGGGCCGTCTTGTAGAAGTAGTCCTTCGCGTTCTTCTTCGGGTGGTTGCCGCCGTCCTTGAGCCACTGCTTGTACGCCAGGTCGTAGAAGACGGTGTCGCAGGAGACCTCCAGGGCACGGGCGAGGTCGATGGACCCGTAGCTCTTGGACTCGTAGTTCTTGAAGGTCTGTCCTCCGACGTTGTACGAGGACGAGCAGTTGTAGTTGCCGCCGAACTTGTTGCCCGCCTTGACGGCCGCCGCGGTGGAGATCACCTTGAAGACCGAACCGGGCGCCGAGAGGCCCTGGATGGAGCGGTTGAGCAGCGGGTAGTTCGACTTCTTGCCCGTGAGCTGCTTGTACTTCTTGCCGGAGATGCCGCCGACCCACTCGTTCGGGTCGTACTCCGGGTTGGAGGCCATCGCGACGATCCGGCCCGTCTTGTTCTCCATGACGACGGCGGCGCCCGCGTCGGCCTTGTAGTTCCTGTTGGTGTTCTTGTCGTGCTCCTTGCGGGCGTTCTTCATGGCCGTCAGCAGCTCGTTCTCGGTGACGGCCTGGACCCGGGAGTCGATGCTCGTGACGAGGCTGGAGCCCGGCTCGGCCTTGTCGCTCTTGGCCCGTCCCATGACCCGGCCCAGATTGTCGACCTCGTAGCGGGTCACGCCCGAACTGCCGCGCAGTATGGCGTCGTACGTACGCTCAAGGCCGGACCGCCCGATCTCGTCGGAGGAGAGGAAGGGCGAGTCGGTGTTCTTGGTCTTACGGATCTCCTCGTCGGTGACGGGCGAGAGATAGCCCAGCACCTGGGAGGTACGGGAGCCGTAGGGCGCCGGGTACCGGCGGACGGCGGTGGGCTCGGCCGTGATGCCGGGGAAGTCCTCGGCCCTTTCGCGGATCTGGAGCGCCTGCTGCGTGGTGGCGTCGTCGGTGACGGGGATCGGCTGGTAGGGCGAGCCGTTCCAGCAGGGCTGCGGCGTCTTGGCGTCGCAGAGGCGGACCTTCTCCTGCACGGTCTTCGGGCTCATGTCGAGGACACCGGCGAGACGCGTCAGCACGGCCTTGCCGCCGTCGTCCATCTTCATCAGCTCGGTACGGGAGGCGGAGACGACCAGCCGGGTCTCGTTGTCCGCGATGGGCACGCCGCGGGAGTCGAGGATGGCGCCGCGGGTCGCGGGCTGCACGACCTGCTGCACGTGGTTGCCGGCGGCCTCCTTCTGGTACTGGTCGCCGTTGCGGACCTGGAGATACCACAGTCGTCCGCCGAGGGTGAGCAGCAGGGACATCACGAGGATCTGAATGGCGACCAGCCGGATGTTCACCCGGTGACTGCGTCCGGTCTCAGGGATGTTGCTCACAGCCGCTTGACCCCCTTGATCTTCCCGGTCCTGCTCTTACGGGACGACCGGTCCAGCAGGCTGCCCCGCTGGATGCCCATCCGGATGGCCTTGCCGTTGCGCGAGTTGCGCGTCGTGCCGCCGTTGCGGCTCTTGCCGAAGATGCTGCCGCCGCCGACTTGAAGTCCTGTACCCGAACTGAGCCAGCCGTAGGCGCCTTTGTCACTGCGGCCCATACTTCCCACGCCGGAGGCGTCGGAGGTGACAACGCCCCGTTCCGTACGGCGTGCGGCCCACATGATCAGCGGTACGGCGAAGGGCGCCAGCAGCAGATCGTAGAGCGTGGCCGTGAACAGCAGCGGAAACAGCCCCACTTGACCGGCCGCCGTGTCGCCCACGAGGGTCCCGACGCCCGCGTAGAGCAGCGTCGACCCCACGGCGGCACTGGCGACGACGAGCATCGGCACCGTCGCCGAACGGTGCTGTGAGCCCTCCGGCTTGGTCAGGCCCGCGACGTATCCGATGACGCACAGCACGAGCGCGTAGCGGCCCACCGCGTGCTCCGCGGGCGGCGCCAGGTCCGCGAGCAGACCGCCGAGGAAACCGGTGATCGCACCGGCGGTGTGCCCGTAGACCATCGCGAGACCGAGCAGGACGAGCAGCAGCAGATCCGGCACCGCCCCGGGCAGTTGAAGCCTCGCCAGCACGCTGACCTGCACGATCAGCGCACCGACGACGAGAACGGCCGAGAGCAGGATCCGGTTGAGGTACATCGGTCAGCTCCTGGGTTCCGAAGCGTCCGGCTTCGGCGTCTTGGTCACGGTCACCGTGGGCGCGGGCTTCGGCTTCGGCGGTTTCTTCACGCGCAGCACCTCGTCCCGGGGGTCGGTCCGCGGGGGCTGTACGACGACGCCGACGATGTCGAGCTTGCTGAAGCTGACGAACGGTCGGACGTTGACGCTGCGCGTGAGGTCCCCGGCCGTTCTGTCGACCTTGGAGACCGTCCCCACGGGCACGCCCGGCACGAAGGGCTTGTTGTTGCGGGAGCCGAAAGTCACTATCCGGTCGCCCTTCTTCACCTCCGACTTGCCGTTGAGGAGCTGAACCGTTATGGCGTCGCCGCCCCGGCCGGTGGCGAAGCCCAGCTCACTGCTCTTCTCCATACGCGTGCCGACGGAGAAGTCGGGATCGTTGGCGAGCAGCACGGTCGACGTCGAGGAACTGACGGTGGTGACACGGCCGACGAGACCGTCGCCGTTGATGACCGTCATGTCGCGTGCGATGCCGTCGCGGGTGCCCGCGTCGATCGTGATCGTCCAGGAGAAGCCCTGTGCGGAGCCGATCCCGATGACCTGGGCGCCCTTGAGCCCGTAGCCGCCCGCGCCCGCCGTCTTCAGCAGCTTGTCCAGTTCCTTGGACCTGGCGCGGTGCCGGTCGCTGGAGCCCAGACGCTGTTTCAGCTTCGCGTTCTCGGCTTCGAGACGGCTTATACGGTCGTGCCGCACACCGGAGTCCCGTACCGCCGCGATGGAGTTCCCCACGGGGTCGACGGCCGCCGAGACCCCGTTCTCCACGGGTCCGAAGGCGGAGGCGGCGACGTGCCGCGCGCTGTCCATAGGGGACTGCTCGCCCTTCCTGATGTCCACCGTGATCAGTGCGAACGCGATGGCGATCAGAAGGACGAGCAGCAGCCGGCTCTCTCGGGTGTCCCTCACGTGCGGCGGCCGTGCCTTTCCTCAGTCGGTCGGACCGGTGTCCGTTCCGGAGCGGTGTCGCGATGCGGCGGTGCTTCCGGAACTGTCAACGATCCGCGGGCGGACTGGTGGTCGTACTGCGGCAGACCGCACGGCAGATCGCTTGAGTTCAGATCATCGCCTGGGCTGGGAGTCGAGGACCTGCTGAAGCGCCTCGAACTCCTCCACGCACTTGCCGGAGCCCAGCGCCACGGAGTCCAGCGGATCCTCGGCGATGTGGATCGGCATGCCCGTCTCGCTGCGCAGCCGCTCGTCCAGGCCGCGCAGCAGGGCCCCGCCGCCGGTGAGGACGATGCCGCGGTCCATGACGTCGCCGGACAGCTCGGGCGGGCACTTGTCGAGCGTGGTCTTCACGGCGTCGACGATCGCGTTGACCGGCTCCTCCATGGCCCGGCGGACCTCGGCGGCCGAGATGACGACCGTCTTGGGGAGGCCGCTGACGAGGTCACGTCCTCGGATCTCGGTGTGCTCGTCCTTGTCGAGGGAGTGCGCGGAACCGATCGTGATCTTGATGCTCTCGGCGGTGCGCTCGCCGAGGAGCAGGCTGTACTCCTTCTTGATGTGCTGGATGATGGCGTTGTCCAGCTCGTCGCCGGCGACGCGGATCGACTGCGCCGTGACGATTCCGCCGAGGGAGATCACGGCGACCTCGGTGGTGCCGCCGCCGATGTCGACGACCATGTTGCCGGTGGCCTCGTGCACGGGGAGACCGGAGCCGATCGCCGCGGCCATGGGCTCCTCGATGATGTGCACCTGGCGGGCGCCGGCCTGGGTCGAGGCCTCGATCACGGCACGGCGCTCGACACCGGTGATGCCCGAGGGAACGCAGATGACCACGCGCGGACGAGCGAGATAACGTCGCTTGTGGATCTTGAGGATGAAGTAGCGGAGCATCCGCTCTGTGATTTCGAAGTCGGCGATCACGCCGTCCTTCAGCGGACGCACGGCCACGATGTTGCCCGGGGTGCGGCCGATCATCTTCTTCGCCTCGGCGCCTACAGCCAGGATGCCCCCGGTGTTGGTGTTGATGGCGACGACCGACGGCTCGTTGAGGACGATCCCGCGACCCCTGACGTACACCAGCGTGTTGGCGGTCCCGAGGTCGACAGCCATATCACGGCCGATGAACGACATGTTGTTCGCCATAGGATGCGTCTGGCCTTCCAACTGGAGCGGTGTGTTCGGGAGGACGGCAGGAGAGGTGGTCCGCGCTAACGCTGTG from Streptomyces marispadix includes:
- a CDS encoding TIGR03960 family B12-binding radical SAM protein, giving the protein MPVESVFPRLEALLPHVQKPIQYVGGELNSTVKDWDSCDVRWALMYPDAYEVGLPNQGVMILYEVLNEREGVLAERTYSVWPDLEKLMREHGVPQFTVDAHRPVGAFDVLGVSFSTELGYTNLLTALDLSGVPLEAKDRGDEHPIVMAGGHAAFNPEPVADFLDCAVVGDGEQAVLEISDIIRAWKSEGRPGGRDELLMRLAKTGEVYVPKFYDVEYLADGRISRVVPNRAGVPWRVAKRTVMDLDEWPYPKQPLVPLAETVHERMSVEIFRGCTRGCRFCQAGMITRPVRERSITGIGDMVEKGLKNTGFEEVGLLSLSSADHSEIGDVAKGLADRYEDDKIGLSLPSTRVDAFNIDLANELTRNGRRSGLTFAPEGGSERIRKVINKMVSEEDLIRTVATAYGNGWRQVKLYFMCGLPTETDEDVLQIGDMAVNVIAKGREVAKSNDIRCTVSIGGFVPKPHTPFQWAPQLSAEETDERLGKLREKIRGDKKYGRSIGFRYHDGKPGIVEGLLSRGDRRVGAVIREVYDRGGRFDGWREYFSYRLWMECAARTLPQFGVDVDWYTTRERTYEEVLPWDHLDSGLDKDWLWEDWQDALDETEVEDCRWTPCFDCGVCPQMDTEIQIGPTGKKLLPLTVVN
- the rodA gene encoding rod shape-determining protein RodA; the encoded protein is MSTHSYTLSGYGPHKKSAWGRLTARDSAVWRLDWIMVLSGIGLSIVGSLLVWSATRNRTDLNQGDPYYFLTRHVLSLVVGLLLMAGMVWLGHRRVRGAVPFLYGATVLLGLLVLTPLGATINGQRAWLHLGGGFSLQPAEFIKITVILGMAMLLAARVDAGDREHPDQRTVLQALGLAAAPIVVIMLMPDLGSVMVMVIIVLGVLLASGASNRWIVGLCAAGTTGAVCVWAFGLLDQYQINRFAAFANPALDPSGVGYNTNQARIAIGSGGLAGKGLFEGSQTTGQFVPEQQTDFVFTVAGEELGFLGGALIIALLGVVIWRACRIAREASELYSTVVAAGVIAWFAFQSFENIGMTLGIMPVAGLPLPFVSYGGTSMFAVWIALGLLQSIRVQRPVSA
- the mrdA gene encoding penicillin-binding protein 2; the encoded protein is MSNIPETGRSHRVNIRLVAIQILVMSLLLTLGGRLWYLQVRNGDQYQKEAAGNHVQQVVQPATRGAILDSRGVPIADNETRLVVSASRTELMKMDDGGKAVLTRLAGVLDMSPKTVQEKVRLCDAKTPQPCWNGSPYQPIPVTDDATTQQALQIRERAEDFPGITAEPTAVRRYPAPYGSRTSQVLGYLSPVTDEEIRKTKNTDSPFLSSDEIGRSGLERTYDAILRGSSGVTRYEVDNLGRVMGRAKSDKAEPGSSLVTSIDSRVQAVTENELLTAMKNARKEHDKNTNRNYKADAGAAVVMENKTGRIVAMASNPEYDPNEWVGGISGKKYKQLTGKKSNYPLLNRSIQGLSAPGSVFKVISTAAAVKAGNKFGGNYNCSSSYNVGGQTFKNYESKSYGSIDLARALEVSCDTVFYDLAYKQWLKDGGNHPKKNAKDYFYKTAHKFGLGKKTRVDLPNEVEGRIPDRQWKKDYWKANKDAWCKQAKKPKSYADKIAKENCVSGMKMRAGDSVNYSIGQGDTLVTPIQMATIYSAVANGGTMYDPTIGKATIGPKGKTIKEIKPKSHGKLPVKKSILKKIDKALAGVAERGTAAWRFGDAGWPQDKIKMHAKTGTAEVAGKQTTSWFTTYTKDYTVVMTISQGGTGSGASGPAVRNIYNAIYGVNADGDLDEDSALLPKPEDGLPRVDSHGNIEAREDKDFKKRAARAVKGAPAGGAAG
- the mreD gene encoding rod shape-determining protein MreD: MYLNRILLSAVLVVGALIVQVSVLARLQLPGAVPDLLLLVLLGLAMVYGHTAGAITGFLGGLLADLAPPAEHAVGRYALVLCVIGYVAGLTKPEGSQHRSATVPMLVVASAAVGSTLLYAGVGTLVGDTAAGQVGLFPLLFTATLYDLLLAPFAVPLIMWAARRTERGVVTSDASGVGSMGRSDKGAYGWLSSGTGLQVGGGSIFGKSRNGGTTRNSRNGKAIRMGIQRGSLLDRSSRKSRTGKIKGVKRL
- the mreC gene encoding rod shape-determining protein MreC, yielding MRDTRESRLLLVLLIAIAFALITVDIRKGEQSPMDSARHVAASAFGPVENGVSAAVDPVGNSIAAVRDSGVRHDRISRLEAENAKLKQRLGSSDRHRARSKELDKLLKTAGAGGYGLKGAQVIGIGSAQGFSWTITIDAGTRDGIARDMTVINGDGLVGRVTTVSSSTSTVLLANDPDFSVGTRMEKSSELGFATGRGGDAITVQLLNGKSEVKKGDRIVTFGSRNNKPFVPGVPVGTVSKVDRTAGDLTRSVNVRPFVSFSKLDIVGVVVQPPRTDPRDEVLRVKKPPKPKPAPTVTVTKTPKPDASEPRS
- a CDS encoding rod shape-determining protein, which produces MSFIGRDMAVDLGTANTLVYVRGRGIVLNEPSVVAINTNTGGILAVGAEAKKMIGRTPGNIVAVRPLKDGVIADFEITERMLRYFILKIHKRRYLARPRVVICVPSGITGVERRAVIEASTQAGARQVHIIEEPMAAAIGSGLPVHEATGNMVVDIGGGTTEVAVISLGGIVTAQSIRVAGDELDNAIIQHIKKEYSLLLGERTAESIKITIGSAHSLDKDEHTEIRGRDLVSGLPKTVVISAAEVRRAMEEPVNAIVDAVKTTLDKCPPELSGDVMDRGIVLTGGGALLRGLDERLRSETGMPIHIAEDPLDSVALGSGKCVEEFEALQQVLDSQPRR